The Deltaproteobacteria bacterium genome window below encodes:
- the dprA gene encoding DNA-protecting protein DprA yields the protein MAKKLELSNPDYPKILHSIENPPPELWVEGDLALFNQGTKIALVGSREPTVYGKKTAFRIAKELAERGVIVVSGLAYGIDTEAHRGALAGGGKTIAVLGCGINFPYPQKNLGLKQEIIRSGIVISEWPPETPSADWTFPQRNRIISGLSSAVVVVEAAERSGALITAEWALSQGREVFAVPGNIDSPVSAGTNRLIQNGATPLLSTEDLFQELKLPLSKKTFEETVSSPEERQILDLLAEARSVDEIVEATGLVIEDLSSLLIHMEIDKKIRSLPGGRYERVL from the coding sequence ATGGCAAAAAAACTGGAACTATCAAATCCTGATTACCCCAAAATTCTCCATTCTATAGAGAATCCGCCACCAGAACTTTGGGTAGAAGGAGATCTTGCGCTTTTCAATCAAGGGACCAAGATAGCCTTGGTCGGAAGTCGAGAGCCAACGGTGTATGGGAAGAAAACTGCCTTCAGGATCGCGAAGGAGTTAGCGGAGAGGGGAGTGATTGTTGTGAGTGGACTTGCGTATGGGATCGATACAGAGGCCCATCGCGGGGCGCTGGCAGGAGGCGGAAAGACGATTGCGGTCTTGGGTTGTGGAATTAATTTCCCGTATCCGCAGAAAAACTTGGGGTTGAAGCAAGAGATTATCCGTTCAGGAATTGTGATCAGTGAGTGGCCCCCGGAAACACCTTCTGCAGACTGGACGTTTCCCCAGAGGAATCGGATTATCAGTGGACTTTCTTCAGCTGTTGTGGTTGTGGAGGCAGCCGAAAGGAGTGGGGCATTGATCACAGCAGAATGGGCCTTGTCTCAGGGGAGGGAGGTTTTTGCTGTTCCCGGCAATATTGATTCTCCTGTCAGTGCTGGGACCAATCGCCTGATCCAGAATGGAGCGACTCCTCTGCTCTCGACGGAAGATCTTTTTCAAGAACTTAAACTTCCACTCTCGAAAAAAACTTTTGAAGAGACGGTTTCTTCTCCGGAGGAGAGGCAGATCCTGGACCTTTTGGCAGAGGCTCGATCGGTCGATGAAATTGTTGAGGCGACAGGTCTGGTCATTGAAGACCTGAGCTCACTTTTGATTCATATGGAAATTGACAAAAAAATCCGTTCCCTGCCGGGCGGACGGTATGAGAGGGTTTTGTAA
- a CDS encoding integration host factor subunit beta has protein sequence MNKSSLIEIVAEKTKIPRKRAEDVVNLIFDSMVEAMKKGHRIEIRGLGSFIVKDYQSYTGRNPRTGESIQVKPKKLPFFKVGKELRERVDGKKTGTIKS, from the coding sequence ATGAATAAGTCCAGTTTGATCGAAATTGTCGCTGAAAAAACAAAGATACCGAGGAAGAGGGCAGAGGATGTCGTGAATCTGATCTTTGACTCGATGGTCGAGGCGATGAAAAAGGGTCACCGGATTGAAATTCGTGGTCTGGGGAGCTTCATCGTAAAGGATTATCAATCCTATACCGGCAGGAATCCAAGGACCGGGGAGTCGATTCAAGTAAAACCAAAAAAACTTCCTTTTTTTAAGGTGGGGAAAGAGCTCCGGGAACGGGTGGATGGCAAAAAAACTGGAACTATCAAATCCTGA
- a CDS encoding saccharopine dehydrogenase → MKKKGFIWLRAEMKAFERRTPLTPSDAARIVEHRYAVTVESSAERIFNDEEYQKAGCQIVEAGSWQSAPPNAYILGIKELPEGPSPIKQTHIYFAHVYKNQPGANAILKRFKDGSGLILDLEYLTDHKGRRVVAFGRWAGFAGAALGLDIFCHQQRDLREPYPAISKSFTSNQWTKDLTKKLSQLQNRPQIIVIGAKGRSGRGAVELFDSLNLKTTQWDIEETSRGGPFEELLDYEILVNCVFVNEKKPPFLTRQSLERRSRRLSVIADVSCDAGSPNNPLPIYEKTTHFKNPTLRLISGTPPLDLMAIDHLPSLLPAESSTDFSSQLLPHLIDLLESEELPPVWRQARDWFERNSTKTMGRIGYFPQSTSKNPHSHHQS, encoded by the coding sequence ATGAAAAAAAAGGGGTTTATTTGGCTCCGGGCCGAGATGAAGGCGTTTGAGAGGAGAACCCCTTTAACACCTTCAGACGCGGCAAGGATTGTTGAACATCGATACGCTGTTACTGTCGAATCATCGGCAGAAAGAATCTTTAATGACGAAGAATACCAGAAGGCTGGTTGCCAAATTGTAGAGGCCGGCTCCTGGCAGTCAGCCCCACCGAATGCCTATATCCTCGGGATCAAGGAGTTGCCGGAAGGACCTTCTCCCATAAAACAGACCCACATCTATTTTGCGCATGTCTATAAAAATCAGCCAGGCGCCAATGCCATTTTAAAGAGATTTAAGGACGGTTCCGGTCTCATTCTGGATCTTGAGTACCTGACCGATCATAAGGGAAGACGCGTGGTCGCCTTCGGAAGATGGGCCGGGTTTGCCGGTGCCGCCCTCGGGCTCGACATCTTCTGTCATCAACAGCGCGACCTCCGGGAACCCTATCCCGCTATCTCGAAATCCTTTACCTCCAATCAATGGACGAAAGATCTCACCAAAAAATTATCCCAGCTTCAAAACAGGCCTCAAATCATTGTCATTGGGGCGAAGGGGAGATCAGGGAGGGGCGCTGTTGAACTGTTTGATTCACTCAATCTCAAAACAACCCAGTGGGATATCGAGGAGACGAGTCGCGGAGGGCCGTTTGAGGAGCTTCTCGATTATGAGATCCTCGTCAACTGTGTCTTTGTCAATGAGAAGAAGCCCCCGTTTCTCACACGTCAATCCCTCGAACGCCGTTCCAGAAGACTCTCTGTGATTGCTGATGTGAGTTGTGATGCGGGAAGCCCCAACAACCCACTCCCGATCTATGAGAAGACAACTCATTTTAAAAACCCTACGCTTCGGCTGATTTCCGGGACACCGCCGCTCGATCTGATGGCGATCGACCACCTGCCGTCTCTCCTTCCGGCGGAGAGCAGCACTGACTTCTCCAGTCAACTGCTTCCTCATCTGATAGATCTACTCGAGTCAGAAGAATTGCCGCCCGTCTGGAGACAGGCACGGGACTGGTTTGAGAGGAATTCTACAAAGACGATGGGGCGAATCGGGTATTTTCCTCAATCCACTTCAAAAAATCCTCATTCCCATCATCAATCTTGA
- a CDS encoding divalent-cation tolerance protein CutA, which yields MTDYYRVLINATTKDEAKKILRHLLEKHLVAGGMITEGESQYWWNHQVEEKIYYNLSAFTVAMHQKKIIDETRQIHKDETPVIAFFKIDDGNEDFLKWIEENTRFAPSSL from the coding sequence ATGACAGACTATTACCGTGTTTTGATCAATGCGACCACCAAGGATGAGGCAAAAAAAATTTTACGCCATCTTTTGGAAAAACATCTCGTGGCTGGGGGGATGATTACTGAGGGAGAATCTCAATATTGGTGGAATCATCAGGTAGAGGAAAAGATTTACTATAATTTGTCCGCCTTCACAGTTGCTATGCATCAGAAAAAGATCATTGATGAAACGAGGCAAATCCACAAGGATGAGACTCCAGTCATCGCCTTCTTCAAGATTGATGATGGGAATGAGGATTTTTTGAAGTGGATTGAGGAAAATACCCGATTCGCCCCATCGTCTTTGTAG
- a CDS encoding adenine phosphoribosyltransferase, with product MTPTELKNKIRDIPDFPKKGIVFRDITPLLSDVKSFQGVIDALAKRAVGKSIDYVVGVESRGFIFAAALAYRIDTGFIPVRKKGKLPYKTETVEYALEYGTDVLEIHQDAVHPGSRVLVVDDLLATGGTAKATCDLVEKSGASVQEIDFVIELSDLRGRDKLKGYEIFSLVQY from the coding sequence ATGACACCCACGGAATTAAAAAACAAAATTCGCGATATCCCCGATTTTCCGAAGAAGGGGATTGTCTTCAGAGACATTACCCCTCTCTTGTCAGACGTTAAATCTTTCCAAGGGGTGATCGATGCCTTGGCCAAAAGGGCGGTTGGGAAATCAATCGACTATGTCGTCGGTGTGGAATCGAGGGGGTTTATCTTTGCAGCCGCCTTGGCCTATCGGATCGATACGGGATTCATCCCGGTTCGTAAGAAGGGAAAGCTTCCGTACAAGACGGAGACGGTCGAATATGCGCTGGAGTATGGAACGGATGTTTTGGAGATCCATCAGGATGCGGTACACCCGGGGAGTCGGGTTCTTGTCGTGGATGATCTTCTCGCTACCGGGGGAACTGCGAAGGCAACTTGCGACCTTGTCGAGAAGAGCGGGGCCTCTGTCCAGGAGATCGATTTTGTGATTGAGCTCTCTGATCTTCGCGGACGTGATAAATTAAAAGGATACGAGATTTTCTCGCTGGTTCAGTATTAA
- a CDS encoding LysM peptidoglycan-binding domain-containing M23 family metallopeptidase: protein MLSVSEKYQVPLQDLAELNNIEDPKELRIGRPVFIPGVRAGRFKTSRWKKKQKSASLVPRDFPEKIEVDHGRFSWPIRGDLSSVFGVRKGRRHDGLDIRASRGTPIHAAAAGEVVYSKRLHGYGNLILLKHSKNFFTVYAHNSVNLVKKGQKVEKRQVIGKVGSTGRATGPHLHFEVREGKKPRNPLFFLPKVH from the coding sequence CTGCTTTCCGTTAGTGAAAAATATCAAGTTCCGCTTCAGGATCTGGCGGAACTTAATAATATCGAGGATCCGAAAGAATTAAGAATCGGCCGGCCGGTTTTTATTCCAGGCGTCCGCGCAGGCCGTTTCAAGACAAGTCGCTGGAAAAAGAAACAGAAGTCGGCCTCTCTCGTTCCCAGAGATTTTCCTGAAAAGATCGAGGTCGATCATGGACGTTTCTCTTGGCCGATTCGTGGGGATCTCTCATCGGTCTTTGGGGTTCGCAAGGGAAGGCGTCATGATGGGCTCGATATCCGGGCTTCTCGAGGGACCCCGATTCATGCCGCGGCCGCCGGGGAGGTTGTCTATTCAAAAAGGCTCCATGGATATGGGAATTTGATTCTCTTGAAACATTCAAAGAATTTCTTTACGGTCTATGCCCATAACTCGGTAAACCTCGTTAAGAAAGGCCAGAAGGTGGAAAAGAGGCAGGTGATTGGGAAGGTTGGGAGTACAGGTCGAGCAACAGGTCCCCATCTTCATTTTGAAGTGCGGGAGGGGAAAAAACCTCGTAATCCCTTGTTCTTTTTACCAAAAGTTCATTAA
- a CDS encoding protein-L-isoaspartate(D-aspartate) O-methyltransferase: protein MDFAVARKRMIQEQLIARGIQEGRLLEVMERIPRHEFVEPGLASQAYEDRPLNIGLKQTISQPYMVAFMTESLNLTGGERVLEIGTGSGYQTAVLCELVKRVYSIERMKELSNRARRTLYRLGYINFDLRIGDGTIGWPEEAPFDRILVTASTPSVPPPYLEQLKKGGSLLIPVGNESDQELIRITKREKGFQEEKLIGCRFVKLCGQYGWKEE, encoded by the coding sequence ATCGACTTTGCAGTTGCCAGAAAACGAATGATTCAAGAACAGCTCATCGCGCGGGGGATTCAGGAGGGGCGACTTCTTGAGGTGATGGAGCGGATTCCTCGGCATGAGTTTGTGGAGCCAGGTCTCGCCTCACAGGCCTACGAAGACCGTCCCCTGAACATCGGGCTCAAGCAGACAATCTCCCAACCCTACATGGTCGCCTTCATGACAGAGAGTCTGAATCTGACGGGAGGGGAGAGGGTCCTGGAGATTGGGACCGGATCCGGGTACCAGACCGCTGTTCTTTGTGAATTGGTCAAACGCGTCTACTCAATAGAACGAATGAAGGAACTTTCGAATCGCGCGCGGAGGACACTTTACCGTTTGGGGTATATTAATTTTGATCTCAGAATAGGGGATGGGACGATTGGTTGGCCAGAAGAGGCCCCTTTTGACAGGATCCTCGTCACCGCATCGACCCCTTCTGTTCCTCCTCCTTATCTGGAACAATTAAAAAAGGGTGGATCTCTTCTGATCCCGGTCGGGAATGAGTCCGATCAAGAGCTGATTCGGATCACAAAAAGGGAAAAAGGATTTCAGGAGGAAAAATTAATCGGTTGTCGGTTTGTAAAGCTATGTGGACAGTACGGTTGGAAAGAAGAATGA
- the surE gene encoding 5'/3'-nucleotidase SurE, translating into MKKPLILLSNDDGYQSAGIESVAKVLRTLAHVVVVAPEREQSASSHSLTLHRPLRIRHRAADLYTVDGTPTDCIFLAIHRILKRKPDLVVSGVNRGANLGDDIHYSGTVSAAIEGALMGIQAVAFSLVVWREDRPLWNTASEIAKTICQKLLKDKLQAGMVLNVNIPNLKPSKIAGMVFTRVGKRDYGQVIFENRDPRGRKYYWIGGHERVLKRIQGSDCSAVLARKVSITPLKIDLTDHQYLLERESLDF; encoded by the coding sequence ATGAAAAAACCATTAATCCTTCTCTCAAACGATGATGGTTATCAATCGGCAGGGATCGAATCCGTGGCAAAAGTCCTTCGGACACTGGCCCATGTTGTCGTGGTGGCCCCGGAACGTGAACAGAGCGCCTCAAGTCATTCCCTTACCCTTCATCGGCCTCTTCGGATTCGGCACCGGGCGGCCGATCTTTATACGGTAGATGGAACCCCCACCGACTGCATTTTTCTGGCGATTCATCGTATCCTCAAAAGAAAACCGGATCTTGTCGTCTCCGGCGTGAATCGGGGGGCGAATCTGGGCGACGATATTCATTATTCAGGGACAGTCTCTGCTGCGATCGAAGGGGCTTTGATGGGAATTCAGGCGGTCGCCTTTTCTCTGGTGGTTTGGCGTGAAGATAGGCCGTTATGGAACACCGCATCGGAGATCGCCAAAACAATTTGCCAAAAGCTCCTTAAGGATAAACTTCAGGCGGGGATGGTTCTGAATGTCAATATTCCCAATCTGAAGCCTTCCAAGATAGCGGGGATGGTTTTTACGCGTGTCGGCAAGAGAGATTATGGGCAGGTTATTTTTGAGAATCGTGATCCTCGGGGCAGAAAGTATTACTGGATTGGAGGTCATGAGCGGGTCCTCAAGAGAATACAAGGTTCTGATTGCAGCGCCGTTTTGGCTCGTAAAGTCTCTATTACACCGCTGAAGATTGATCTTACGGATCATCAATACCTTTTGGAGAGAGAATCATTGGATTTTTAA
- a CDS encoding ATP-binding cassette domain-containing protein: MESLILAKELVKKFGPITAVDHVSFEVRKGECFGFLGPNGAGKTTTMRMVYGFSPPTAGALTVFGLSVEKSIREIKRRTGVVPQEDSLDPELTVLQNLLIYARYFDLPTDQARKRADDLLNFFQLKEKAKGEPDRLSGGMKRRLLIARALMNQPELLILDEPTTGLDPQSRHAMWDQIRALQKQGVTSILTTHYMEEAAQLCDRLVIMDHGKIIEEGRPQELVQKHATKDLEAVFLKLTGRELRE; encoded by the coding sequence ATGGAATCGCTTATCCTTGCCAAAGAGCTTGTCAAAAAATTTGGGCCGATCACGGCGGTTGATCATGTCTCTTTTGAAGTCAGGAAGGGAGAATGTTTCGGTTTCCTGGGACCAAACGGCGCCGGAAAGACAACGACGATGAGGATGGTTTATGGTTTTTCCCCTCCGACAGCCGGCGCGCTGACCGTTTTTGGACTCTCCGTAGAAAAATCAATTCGGGAGATCAAACGCCGCACCGGCGTCGTCCCTCAAGAGGACAGCCTCGATCCTGAATTGACAGTTCTACAGAACCTGCTGATCTATGCGCGGTATTTTGATCTGCCAACGGACCAGGCAAGGAAACGGGCCGATGACCTTCTCAATTTTTTTCAACTGAAGGAAAAGGCGAAGGGTGAGCCGGACCGGCTATCAGGTGGAATGAAGCGCCGACTCCTGATCGCGCGTGCCCTGATGAACCAACCCGAACTCCTGATCCTCGATGAACCGACCACCGGCCTTGATCCACAATCACGCCATGCGATGTGGGATCAGATCCGGGCGCTTCAGAAACAAGGAGTCACCTCGATTCTGACGACACATTATATGGAGGAGGCGGCTCAACTCTGTGACCGACTCGTGATCATGGATCATGGCAAAATTATTGAAGAAGGGAGACCTCAGGAATTGGTTCAAAAACATGCGACCAAAGATCTGGAGGCTGTCTTCCTGAAACTCACCGGAAGAGAGTTGCGAGAGTAA
- a CDS encoding ABC transporter permease, whose protein sequence is MIRFLHYASKVWYRDFVVWSRYWWTSLIGAIGEPVLYFLAIGYGLGSFIESIEGMSYIQFLAPALICSSVMHSASFETTYSSFTRMDRQKTYHSIAATPVSIREVIAGEILWGGAKSLVSGGIMFLAVAFLGYIESWNALWLIPVLMITGLLFSALGMLMTSFAKDYDFFTYYFTLVLEPMFLFSGTFFPLSKLPEWVQQSAWILPLYHPVVLARSFFYGYNNGHLFLSILWLIVVTLFLCWWSIKRMTKRLLV, encoded by the coding sequence ATGATCAGATTCCTCCACTATGCCTCAAAGGTCTGGTACAGAGATTTCGTTGTCTGGAGCCGTTATTGGTGGACCAGCCTTATCGGTGCGATCGGAGAACCGGTCCTCTACTTCCTCGCGATTGGCTATGGACTTGGCTCCTTCATTGAATCGATCGAAGGGATGTCCTACATCCAATTCCTCGCGCCAGCGCTGATCTGTTCGAGTGTCATGCACAGCGCCTCGTTCGAAACAACCTACAGTTCGTTTACCCGAATGGATCGTCAGAAAACCTACCACTCGATCGCGGCAACCCCTGTCAGTATCCGTGAGGTGATCGCGGGGGAGATCCTCTGGGGAGGCGCCAAAAGCCTCGTTTCAGGGGGAATCATGTTTCTGGCGGTAGCGTTTCTCGGCTATATCGAGAGCTGGAACGCCCTCTGGTTGATACCGGTTCTGATGATCACCGGCCTCCTCTTTTCCGCCCTTGGGATGTTGATGACCTCGTTTGCGAAGGACTACGATTTCTTTACCTACTATTTCACACTCGTTCTTGAACCAATGTTCCTCTTCTCCGGTACCTTCTTCCCCCTTTCGAAACTTCCCGAATGGGTTCAGCAATCTGCCTGGATTTTACCGCTCTACCATCCGGTGGTTCTTGCGCGCTCGTTTTTCTATGGATATAACAACGGCCATCTCTTCTTAAGTATCCTTTGGCTCATCGTCGTCACCCTGTTTCTCTGTTGGTGGTCGATCAAACGGATGACGAAGAGGTTGTTGGTTTGA
- a CDS encoding urate hydroxylase PuuD: protein MDILQSLFRWIHVVAGIIWIGHLYFFNWVNGPFAATLDGETKKKVVPELMPRALFWFRWGAAYTWVTGVLLLMLVFYHGGTLFDDPSQGWGLSAIIMILVVFASPFIYDAFVKTIGKKNQKVATVVGFILISGIVCLMNEWAGFGYRGYVIHTGTMFGTIMAFNVWFRIWPAQQKIIAAVKGGQAPDAELVAMAGLRSRQNTYFSIPLIWTMINAHTTWASGSKIFLFAVIAIAWFGTMHLYKRAGKVKGF, encoded by the coding sequence ATGGACATTCTACAGTCACTCTTTCGGTGGATTCACGTTGTGGCCGGCATCATCTGGATCGGGCATCTCTATTTCTTTAACTGGGTGAATGGTCCCTTCGCCGCCACCCTCGATGGAGAGACGAAGAAAAAGGTCGTTCCGGAGCTGATGCCACGTGCCCTCTTCTGGTTCCGATGGGGCGCTGCCTATACATGGGTCACCGGCGTTCTTCTTTTAATGCTTGTGTTCTATCACGGCGGGACCCTCTTTGACGACCCGTCTCAAGGCTGGGGACTTAGTGCCATTATCATGATCCTCGTCGTCTTCGCCTCCCCTTTTATTTACGATGCCTTTGTCAAAACGATCGGAAAGAAGAATCAGAAGGTCGCGACCGTCGTCGGTTTCATTCTGATTTCAGGGATCGTCTGTCTCATGAATGAATGGGCCGGGTTTGGGTATCGCGGTTATGTCATCCATACCGGCACGATGTTCGGGACGATCATGGCGTTCAACGTCTGGTTCCGGATCTGGCCGGCTCAACAAAAGATCATTGCTGCGGTAAAAGGTGGACAGGCACCCGATGCTGAGCTTGTTGCGATGGCAGGCCTCCGATCGCGCCAGAATACCTACTTCTCGATCCCGCTGATCTGGACAATGATCAACGCCCACACCACCTGGGCCTCCGGGAGCAAGATTTTCCTGTTTGCGGTGATCGCCATCGCCTGGTTCGGCACGATGCATCTCTATAAGAGAGCTGGGAAGGTGAAGGGGTTTTAA